One Mycobacterium kubicae genomic window carries:
- a CDS encoding virulence factor Mce family protein gives MRTLQAINPYRMGAMGIIVAAVVTGVGQSFTSIPMLFAQATYYGEFKDTGGLNKGDKVRIAGVNVGEVQGFTINGNHVVMKFSIGSNTIGSKSRLAIRTDTILGKKVLEIDPQGSRVLQPNATLPLGQTTSPYQIYDAFFDVTKAATGWDINTVKRSLNVLSQTVEQTYPHLSAALDGVAKFSDTLGKRDEQIQRLLADARKVASILGDRSKQIDRILVNTQIVLAAFNERKSAIDGLLGNIAAVSAQLKGLIDDNPNLHNVVEQLRTISDLLLKHKKDLVEWAPNVSYYASALAESVASGPYFKVALLNLAPFWMTQPWVDAAFKKRGIDPEQFWRSAGLPAYQFPDPNGTRFPNGAPPPAPPVREGTPDHPGPAVPPGASCAYTPAEDGLPRPWNPLPCMGLGAGPFGGPSTIAPFDVQTSPPDPNGLPPTPGIPIAGRPDEPPPNVPGTPVRLPVKAPPGARTENLAPAGPTSPPSTFAPGLPPGPPFPPGPGPQLPGPFITPGGTGGSGAATGGSQN, from the coding sequence GGCGGGCTGAACAAGGGCGATAAAGTTCGCATCGCTGGGGTAAATGTCGGCGAAGTGCAGGGATTTACGATCAATGGCAACCATGTAGTCATGAAGTTTTCCATCGGCTCCAATACAATCGGATCTAAAAGCCGTCTTGCGATCCGTACCGATACCATCCTGGGGAAGAAAGTGCTCGAGATCGATCCCCAAGGCTCCCGCGTGCTCCAACCAAATGCGACACTCCCGCTTGGGCAAACCACCAGCCCGTACCAGATCTACGACGCGTTCTTCGACGTCACGAAGGCGGCTACCGGCTGGGACATCAATACAGTCAAACGCTCCCTGAATGTGCTGTCGCAGACAGTTGAGCAGACTTACCCGCATCTGAGTGCAGCACTGGATGGTGTGGCCAAGTTCTCTGACACGCTAGGGAAACGCGACGAGCAAATCCAACGGCTGCTTGCTGACGCTAGGAAGGTGGCAAGCATACTCGGTGATCGCAGCAAGCAAATCGATCGGATTTTGGTTAACACGCAGATCGTTCTGGCGGCGTTCAACGAGCGCAAGAGTGCCATCGACGGCTTGCTGGGCAATATCGCCGCCGTTTCCGCCCAGTTGAAGGGTTTGATCGATGACAACCCGAATCTGCATAACGTTGTCGAGCAATTGAGGACGATTAGCGATCTGCTACTCAAACACAAAAAAGATCTCGTCGAGTGGGCGCCTAACGTAAGCTATTATGCGTCGGCTTTGGCGGAGTCGGTAGCGTCGGGTCCCTACTTTAAGGTGGCTCTGCTGAATCTTGCACCTTTTTGGATGACTCAGCCTTGGGTCGACGCGGCGTTCAAGAAACGTGGGATCGACCCTGAACAATTCTGGCGCAGCGCTGGTTTGCCCGCCTACCAGTTCCCCGATCCTAACGGCACCCGGTTTCCCAATGGCGCGCCACCGCCAGCTCCGCCGGTAAGGGAGGGCACCCCGGACCATCCAGGACCGGCGGTTCCGCCAGGCGCGTCGTGCGCTTACACCCCCGCAGAGGACGGTTTGCCGCGGCCATGGAACCCGCTTCCCTGCATGGGTTTGGGCGCCGGCCCTTTCGGTGGCCCGTCGACGATCGCGCCGTTTGACGTCCAAACGTCACCTCCCGACCCTAATGGGCTGCCACCAACACCCGGTATCCCGATTGCCGGACGACCTGACGAGCCCCCGCCGAATGTGCCAGGCACTCCGGTGCGGCTTCCCGTAAAAGCTCCACCAGGCGCGCGTACCGAGAACCTGGCGCCGGCCGGCCCGACATCACCGCCGTCGACCTTCGCGCCAGGACTCCCCCCGGGACCACCATTCCCGCCGGGCCCGGGCCCGCAGCTGCCGGGCCCATTCATCACCCCGGGCGGAACAGGAGGCAGCGGCGCTGCGACGGGAGGCAGCCAGAATTGA